One genomic region from Neisseria weaveri encodes:
- a CDS encoding endonuclease/exonuclease/phosphatase family protein, with translation MTYYADIKKIQDTASRRRTVEGLQRLRRALAEQIPTRTVSDTLLLATWNIREFDSGKYGYRSEEAYYYIAEILNHFDLISIQEVRDGLYPLQHLQRLLGDNWQFLVTDVTLGTSGNSERMAYLYDRRKVSFTGLAAELVLPKDKNAEQEPLQLARSPYVAGFKAGWAYLTLATVHIYYGKGVAVDPRRFDEIKSFSRTIAKHAAKLSGAPQYKPGAEVKPDNLIMLGDFNIFNRSDVTMQAITEAGFVVPEELKTIPGSNVAKDRHYDQIAYYKQLAKLKPTGRAGVFDFFEHVYRLEDEAAYARERETKPGRSFKDWRTYRMSDHLPMWIELGIDDSDTYLSGLK, from the coding sequence ATGACCTATTACGCCGACATCAAAAAAATCCAAGACACCGCCTCCCGCCGCCGCACCGTCGAAGGCCTGCAACGCTTGCGCAGAGCCTTAGCCGAACAGATTCCCACCCGCACCGTTTCCGACACCCTGCTGCTTGCCACATGGAACATCCGCGAGTTCGATTCCGGCAAATACGGCTACCGCAGCGAAGAAGCCTATTACTACATTGCCGAAATCCTCAACCATTTCGACCTGATTTCCATTCAAGAAGTGCGCGACGGCCTCTACCCGCTGCAACACCTGCAACGGCTGCTCGGCGACAACTGGCAGTTTCTCGTTACCGACGTCACCCTCGGCACGTCCGGCAACTCCGAGCGCATGGCCTATCTCTATGACCGCCGCAAAGTCAGCTTCACCGGCTTGGCCGCCGAACTCGTACTGCCCAAAGACAAAAACGCCGAACAGGAACCCTTGCAGCTCGCCCGTTCGCCCTATGTGGCAGGCTTCAAAGCAGGCTGGGCCTACCTCACCCTCGCCACCGTACACATCTACTACGGCAAAGGCGTGGCCGTCGATCCGCGCCGATTCGACGAAATCAAATCGTTCAGCCGCACCATCGCCAAACACGCCGCCAAACTTTCCGGCGCACCACAATATAAGCCCGGCGCAGAAGTGAAGCCCGACAACCTCATCATGCTCGGCGACTTCAACATCTTCAACCGCAGCGACGTCACCATGCAGGCGATTACCGAAGCCGGATTCGTCGTTCCCGAAGAACTCAAAACCATCCCCGGCTCCAACGTCGCCAAAGACCGCCACTACGACCAAATCGCCTACTACAAACAGCTTGCCAAACTCAAGCCCACCGGACGCGCAGGCGTATTCGACTTCTTCGAACACGTTTACCGCTTGGAAGACGAAGCCGCCTACGCCCGAGAACGCGAAACCAAGCCCGGCCGCAGCTTCAAAGACTGGCGCACCTACCGCATGAGCGACCACCTGCCGATGTGGATTGAATTGGGGATTGACGACAGCGATACTTATTTGAGCGGATTGAAATAG
- a CDS encoding PDDEXK family nuclease, producing the protein MSLFEIENTLDNIKIAKPVNQKTFIHYGMLEDEIQKIIIGRLKQEVDEKRSDAPKILGEELLFIAEEYSGWQDSRKHLDILALDKKGNLVVIGLKRNENGLHMDLQTIRYAAMVSQMTPNDVYSVYAKTYECSEEDAKSKIEEWFETTEDQGESGEQEDVLNSDDFLKDVRIILVNQNFSSELTSCVLWLLEKEIDISCIKITPYQLNGQYLWDMDKIIPLAEANDFRLKQKQKKEEIKEQKQHNRDYTKYKFKDTKNPLKEQLINNLPKNQLVFHIVKEYVKRESGITFEKLHEKFPDSLHRIKRFGVIRKIENIEEKYLNRYFSETIFLDDRTEIAVCNQWAADRISGFIAAAHQLGFEIEAMPKP; encoded by the coding sequence ATGAGCCTTTTTGAAATTGAAAATACCCTAGACAATATCAAAATTGCCAAGCCGGTTAATCAAAAAACATTTATACACTACGGGATGCTGGAAGACGAAATTCAAAAAATCATCATCGGCAGATTAAAACAAGAAGTCGATGAAAAAAGAAGCGATGCACCGAAAATCTTGGGAGAGGAACTGTTATTCATTGCCGAAGAATATTCAGGTTGGCAAGATTCCCGCAAACACTTAGATATCTTGGCACTCGATAAAAAAGGCAATCTTGTTGTCATCGGACTAAAGAGGAATGAAAACGGTTTGCACATGGACTTGCAGACTATCCGCTATGCAGCGATGGTCTCACAAATGACACCCAACGATGTTTATTCCGTTTATGCAAAAACATACGAATGCTCGGAGGAAGACGCCAAATCCAAAATTGAAGAATGGTTCGAAACAACCGAAGACCAAGGAGAAAGCGGTGAACAGGAAGATGTTCTGAACAGCGACGATTTCTTAAAAGATGTCCGCATTATTCTGGTCAATCAAAATTTCAGCTCCGAGCTTACTTCATGTGTTTTATGGCTGCTGGAAAAAGAAATCGATATTTCCTGCATCAAAATTACGCCGTATCAGTTAAACGGCCAATATTTGTGGGATATGGATAAGATTATTCCATTGGCAGAAGCTAATGATTTCAGGCTGAAGCAGAAACAAAAGAAAGAAGAAATTAAAGAACAAAAACAACACAATAGGGATTACACAAAATACAAATTCAAGGACACTAAAAATCCTCTAAAAGAACAATTAATTAACAACCTCCCAAAAAATCAATTGGTTTTCCATATAGTAAAAGAATATGTGAAGAGAGAATCAGGGATAACTTTTGAAAAACTACATGAAAAATTCCCCGATTCTTTGCACAGAATAAAAAGATTCGGTGTTATCCGAAAAATCGAAAATATTGAAGAAAAATACCTAAACCGGTATTTCAGTGAGACTATCTTTCTTGACGATAGAACTGAAATTGCCGTCTGTAATCAATGGGCTGCCGACAGAATATCGGGTTTTATTGCAGCAGCGCATCAGCTCGGATTTGAGATTGAAGCCATGCCGAAGCCTTAA
- a CDS encoding HlyD family secretion protein, with protein MTESKNKNRSAALIAALLILACAVAYGVWLAAKPTPVVLQGQMEAKETDIAAKVPGRISRIFVKEGQNIEAGTQLIEMDSPEITAKIKQAKAAQEAAEAVARKAEHGARPQEIEMARAQWKRAQAAAELAEISYRRVKNLADEGLMSRQKRDEAYTNYIAGREQAAAAKAQYDMAKTGARTEDKEAAEAQAKQVAAKVEEAEAAQAEANLKSPIKGQVADVMAEEGTVVPQGVPVVTLVDLKDQWLVLNVREDYLNAFALGKEFEGTIPALGGQPVRFKVFASKVLADYATWRATRNNDGFDMRTFEIKARPVQPLQNVRPGMSVLVVAE; from the coding sequence ATGACAGAAAGCAAAAACAAAAACCGCTCCGCCGCCTTAATTGCGGCCTTACTGATACTCGCCTGCGCGGTGGCCTACGGCGTATGGCTGGCAGCCAAACCCACGCCCGTCGTGCTGCAAGGGCAGATGGAAGCCAAAGAAACCGATATTGCCGCCAAAGTACCCGGCCGCATCAGCAGAATTTTCGTCAAAGAAGGCCAAAACATCGAAGCCGGTACACAGCTGATCGAGATGGACAGCCCCGAAATCACCGCCAAAATCAAACAGGCCAAAGCCGCGCAGGAAGCCGCCGAAGCCGTAGCCCGCAAAGCCGAACACGGTGCGCGCCCGCAGGAAATCGAAATGGCGCGCGCGCAATGGAAACGCGCCCAAGCCGCGGCCGAATTGGCGGAAATCTCCTACCGCCGCGTGAAAAATCTCGCCGACGAAGGCCTGATGTCGCGCCAAAAACGCGATGAAGCCTACACCAACTACATCGCCGGCCGAGAACAGGCCGCCGCCGCCAAAGCCCAATACGACATGGCCAAAACCGGCGCGCGTACAGAAGACAAAGAAGCCGCCGAAGCCCAAGCCAAACAAGTGGCCGCCAAAGTGGAAGAAGCCGAAGCCGCCCAAGCCGAAGCCAACCTGAAAAGCCCGATTAAAGGCCAAGTGGCCGATGTGATGGCAGAAGAAGGCACCGTTGTGCCGCAAGGCGTGCCGGTGGTTACGTTGGTGGATTTGAAAGACCAATGGCTGGTGTTGAACGTGCGCGAAGATTATTTAAACGCTTTCGCTTTGGGAAAAGAATTCGAAGGCACGATTCCCGCTTTGGGCGGTCAGCCCGTGCGCTTCAAAGTGTTTGCCAGCAAAGTGCTGGCCGACTACGCCACATGGCGCGCCACCCGCAATAACGACGGCTTCGATATGCGCACCTTCGAAATCAAAGCCCGCCCCGTACAGCCTTTGCAAAACGTCCGCCCCGGCATGAGCGTGCTGGTGGTTGCGGAATAG